In Beutenbergia cavernae DSM 12333, the DNA window GCGAGCCGCGGTCCGGCCCCGCCGACGAGGTTGACGCCGTCCGCGTGCTCGGCGGCGAGGCGGATCGTGGCATCCGTGCCGGCGCCGATGACGATCGGCGGCTGCGCAGCGCCGTCGACGACGCCGGTGAGGCCGTGCGTGCGGATCGTCACGCCGTCGGCGTCCTCGTCCCGCCAGATCGACCGGAGCGCGGCGACGTACTCGACGAGCAGGGCCCGTCGCGCCGTCACCGGCAGCGTGGTGCGCCCGATCGCGTTCGCCTCGGCCGCGAACTGCGTGCCCGGCCCGGCTCCGGCCCCGATGCCGCACACGACCCGGCCGGGCGCGAGCGCCTGCAGCGTGTTGAGCGCGCTCGCGAGCTGCGCCGGGTGCCGGTTCGCGATGTTGGCGACGAGGACGCCGAGGCGGAGCCGCTGCGTGCGCGCAGCGATCGCGCCGAGAGCCACGAACGGGTCGCGTGACCAGCCCCGCGGGCCGATGCCCGTGGCGACGAGCGCGCTGAAGTGGTCGTACGTCCACACGCCGTCCCAGCCGTCGGCGTCGGCGGCCTCGGCCGCGGCGATCATCTGGTGCCCCTCCGCCCCGAACGGGGAGAGGACGAGGTCGGTCTTCACAGCGGGCCAGCGTACGGGCGTCCGCCCCAGCCGGCGGCTCAGTCCGCCTCCGGCACGGGGCGCGTGCCGTCGGGCAGCCGGACGTGGCGCAGCTTCGCGGGGTTCGCCAGGTCGTACAGCTCAGCGATGCGGCCGTCGCGCACGCCGAGCGCCATGACGCGGGGCGGGATCGGGTCGTGCGTGGCGTCGCCGGGCGAGCCCGCGAGCAGGAAGCCGAGCTCGCCGTTGACGAGCACGGGCCGCGCCGTCGTGATGACGTGCGTGCCGTACTTGTCGAGGAGCCCGAGGAAGAAGCGGGCGACCTTGTCGGAGCCGCGCACCGCGTGCAGCGCCGTCGCCGTCGTGCCGCCGGAGTCCCCGCGGGCGACGACGTCCGGGTGCAGGACGGCGACGATCGCGTCCAGGTCGCCGGCCGAGAGGGCGGCGGCGAGCTGCTCGACGGCGCGCAGGCGCGTCTCGGCGTCCGACGCCGGAGGTGGGTCGGCCACGCCGGCACGGGCGCGCGCCGCGAGCTGGCGCGCGTTCGCGGGGGACGTCCCGAGCACGTCGGCGACGTCGGCGAAGGGCACGCCGAAGCCGTCGTGCAGCACGAACGCGACGCGCTGGTTCGGCGGGAGCGCCTCGAGGATGACGAGGGCGGCGTACCGCGCGTCGGCGTCGGCGACGACGGCGTCCAGGGGGTCCGGCGCGGCGCTCGCGTGCCCGGGGGTCGGGAACGCCGTCACGACCGGCTCGGGCAGCCAGTTCCCGACGTATGTCTCGCGGCGGGCGGCGGCCGACGTGAGCCGGTCGAGGCAGATGCGGCTGACGACCGTCGTGAGCCAGGCGGGCAGGTCGCGGATCGCTGCGGACTCCGCCCGGTCGAGGCGCAGCCAGGCCTCCTGCACGGCGTCCTCGGCGTCGGCGACGCTGCCCGTCAGCCGGTACGCGACGCGCAGCAGCCGGGGACGCTCGGCCTCGAAGGCGTCGGCGAGCTCGGCGGTCCCGACGCTCATGCCGCGCCCCCCGCCGAACCGGAGCCGGTCGCCAGGAGCACCTTGCCGAAGATCGCGCCGGCGTCGAGCAGCGCGTGCGCCTGCGCGGCCTCGCGCAGCGGCAGGACGCGGTCCACGACAGGGCGCACGAGCCCCGCCGCCACCATCGGCCAGACGTGGGTGCCGACGTCGGCCACGATCGCCGCTTTCTCCGCCGGCGGGCGCGCGCGGAGCGTGGCGGCGTGCACGCTCGCGCGGCGCTTCATGAGCTGCCACACGTCGAGCTCGCCGCGGCTGCCGGCCTGGGTGCCGATGACGGCGAGCCGACCGTCGGTGGCGAGCAGTCGCACGTTGTCGGCGAGCGCTCCGCCGCCGAGGAGGTCGAGGATCACGTCGACGCCGCGGCCGTCGGAGGCGTCCTCGACGCGTTCGACGACGTCGCCCGGCCGGTGGTCGATCGCGACGTCGGCGCCGAGGTCGCGGCAGCGCGCCGTCCGGTCCGGGCCGCCCGCGGTCGTGATCACCCGCGCGCCGAGCGCCTTCGCGACGAGGATCGCCGTCGTCCCGATGCCGCCCGACCCGCCGTGCACGAGCACGGTCTCCCCGGCCCGCAGGCGCGCGGCGCGGACCATCATCGACCACACCGTGCACACCGTCTCGGGCAACCCGGCGGCGTCGACGAGGCTGACGCCGTCGGGCGCCGGGAGCACCTGCCCCGCCGCGACGACCGCCTGCTCCGCGTACCCGCCGCCGTCGAGCAGCGCGACGACGGCGTCGCCGGTGCGGAGCGACGTGACGCCGTCGCCCACCGCGGCGACGTGGCCGGAGACCTCCAGGCCCGGCCACACGGGCGCGCCGGGCGGCGGCGGGTAGCCCCCGGCGACCTGCAGGAGGTCGGGGCGGTTGACGCCGGCGGCCACGACGTCGAGGAGCACCTGGCCGGGACGGGGCTCGGGGCGCGGGACGTCCGTGGGGACCAGCCGCCCGTCGTCGATCGTCATCGCGAGCACGCTGACGACCCTACGGCGTCACCCCATCCGCGTCCTCGCCGAGGCCGCCCTACGCTGGGTGGGTGCGCGCATTCGTCGACGGGTCGACCTTCGCCGTCGACGCCGCCGACGGCCCGGACGCCGCGCCCTGGCGCGCGTGGCGGGCGACGTTCGAGGGGGAGCTCGAGGGCCGGCTGTGCACGAGCGCGGGGGC includes these proteins:
- a CDS encoding LLM class flavin-dependent oxidoreductase, whose protein sequence is MKTDLVLSPFGAEGHQMIAAAEAADADGWDGVWTYDHFSALVATGIGPRGWSRDPFVALGAIAARTQRLRLGVLVANIANRHPAQLASALNTLQALAPGRVVCGIGAGAGPGTQFAAEANAIGRTTLPVTARRALLVEYVAALRSIWRDEDADGVTIRTHGLTGVVDGAAQPPIVIGAGTDATIRLAAEHADGVNLVGGAGPRLAEQVALARTHAAAPGSERDSDSESQRAQEDRGRGFEVSVHAPFEVDHPGGGDLAPLLAAGVDRRTLWVTAPYPVDAIRRVGAWLTAD
- a CDS encoding sigma-70 family RNA polymerase sigma factor codes for the protein MSVGTAELADAFEAERPRLLRVAYRLTGSVADAEDAVQEAWLRLDRAESAAIRDLPAWLTTVVSRICLDRLTSAAARRETYVGNWLPEPVVTAFPTPGHASAAPDPLDAVVADADARYAALVILEALPPNQRVAFVLHDGFGVPFADVADVLGTSPANARQLAARARAGVADPPPASDAETRLRAVEQLAAALSAGDLDAIVAVLHPDVVARGDSGGTTATALHAVRGSDKVARFFLGLLDKYGTHVITTARPVLVNGELGFLLAGSPGDATHDPIPPRVMALGVRDGRIAELYDLANPAKLRHVRLPDGTRPVPEAD
- a CDS encoding NAD(P)H-quinone oxidoreductase; this encodes MTIDDGRLVPTDVPRPEPRPGQVLLDVVAAGVNRPDLLQVAGGYPPPPGAPVWPGLEVSGHVAAVGDGVTSLRTGDAVVALLDGGGYAEQAVVAAGQVLPAPDGVSLVDAAGLPETVCTVWSMMVRAARLRAGETVLVHGGSGGIGTTAILVAKALGARVITTAGGPDRTARCRDLGADVAIDHRPGDVVERVEDASDGRGVDVILDLLGGGALADNVRLLATDGRLAVIGTQAGSRGELDVWQLMKRRASVHAATLRARPPAEKAAIVADVGTHVWPMVAAGLVRPVVDRVLPLREAAQAHALLDAGAIFGKVLLATGSGSAGGAA